DNA from Methylobacterium currus:
GCCAGGATCATATTGGCGCCTCGCGTGCAGTCGTCCGACATGTCCAGGTTCCGGATGTCCCCACGCGCATCTTGACCTCTGCAGGTCGCCTTGCCTCGCCCACCCTGAGGCATAGCGGTGCGGTTCAGCGCATCGTCCGGATGGACAGTCAGTCACACCTTAAGTGGCTGGGCGGCTCCGGTTGCGCTCTCTGCAGGTAAGATGGGCTAGGGCCTGTTGTCGCTTGAACTCTCTGCGAGGATGAGCGTTTCCCCGCTTTGAGCGAGGAGACACGATGCTGACGGACGCTCAGTGGGCCGAACTGGAACCGCTGGTGGAAGCCTGCCGGCCCAAAGGCAAGACGCCGCCCCAAGAGCTGCGCCGCACGATCTCAGCCATCCTCTGGCGGCATCACAACGGCGCCTCTTGGAGGGCCATTCCAGCCGAGTTGGGTCCCTGGTGGCAGGCCGCCCAGATCTTCATCCGCTGGGCGCGCGCCGGCGTCTGGGAGCGGCTGCTCGACCTCGTGCAGAGCCGCGGCGTCGCGCTGGGCATGGTGTTTCTCGACGGCACGAACATTCGAGCCCACCAGAAGGCGGCGGGCGCGGCCAAAAGGGGGGATCTGGAGCCGAGCGAGACCATCGTGAAGCTCTTGGCCGCTCGCGTGGCGGCTATGGCACCAAGGCCTGCGTGATCGCCGATGGACGGGGCCGCCCCGTCGGTTTCCGCCTCGCGCCCGGTCAGGCGCATGAACTGCCCCACGCCCTTCCGCTGCTCGATCAACTGCCCGGGGTGCCGAAGTGGGTGGTGGCCGACCGTGGCTTCTCCAGCCACGGCTTTCGCGAGGCGATCTGGACCGCCGGGGCCCGGCCCGCGATCCCGACCAAGAGCAACGAGGCCCCGCTCGCCTGTCCTGACTGGATCTACACCAATCGCAACATCGTCGAGCGACTGTGGGCGCGCCTCAAGGAATGGCG
Protein-coding regions in this window:
- a CDS encoding IS5 family transposase (programmed frameshift), with the protein product MLTDAQWAELEPLVEACRPKGKTPPQELRRTISAILWRHHNGASWRAIPAELGPWWQAAQIFIRWARAGVWERLLDLVQSRGVALGMVFLDGTNIRAHQKAAGAAKKGGSGAERDHREALGRSRGGYGTKACVIADGRGRPVGFRLAPGQAHELPHALPLLDQLPGVPKWVVADRGFSSHGFREAIWTAGARPAIPTKSNEAPLACPDWIYTNRNIVERLWARLKEWRAVATRYEKTAVSFMGVLCLAATLLWIK